In Geobacter anodireducens, a genomic segment contains:
- a CDS encoding ferritin, with protein MNIIDCALRMEEEAAAHYSQLAAAAPVEELRNIFGLLAAAEKEHYDKLVAVLGDADAATTEFTALDEALCVFKPLLGKRDLVAELRRDPDGYRHVVKEEEESIKFYEDLAAKADREDTRAILLKLADEERKHLSIVENIYSFVQEPKTYLAWGEFSNLKEY; from the coding sequence ATGAACATCATCGACTGCGCTCTCAGGATGGAAGAAGAGGCAGCCGCCCATTACAGCCAACTGGCGGCTGCCGCGCCGGTGGAAGAGTTGAGGAACATCTTCGGATTGCTGGCCGCGGCTGAAAAGGAGCATTACGACAAGCTCGTTGCCGTGCTTGGCGATGCCGATGCCGCCACGACCGAGTTCACGGCCCTGGATGAAGCTTTGTGCGTGTTCAAGCCGCTGCTCGGCAAACGCGATCTGGTGGCGGAGTTGCGGCGCGATCCGGACGGCTACCGGCACGTGGTGAAAGAGGAAGAGGAAAGCATCAAGTTTTACGAGGACCTGGCCGCCAAGGCGGACCGGGAGGACACGCGCGCCATTCTGCTCAAGCTCGCCGACGAGGAGCGGAAGCACCTGAGCATTGTTGAAAATATCTACTCGTTCGTCCAGGAGCCCAAGACCTATCTGGCCTGGGGCGAATTCAGCAACCTCAAGGAGTACTGA
- a CDS encoding ABC transporter ATP-binding protein, with translation MGHLVLLDHIHKSYREGDRERIVLRGAELGIARGEWLALLGRSGSGKSTLLNLMAGIDLPDRGEVKVDGLPINRMTERERTLFRRNRIGFVFQFYNLIPTLTVLENLLLPLELAGADDRAGRARAAELLDAVGLGDRAAGYPDRLSGGEQQRVAVARALVHQPSLVLADEPTGNLDAESGAQVLALFEDLVRRWGTTLVMVTHSNEVARLADRVVCIRDGLLEERMAGGAPP, from the coding sequence ATGGGCCATCTTGTTCTGCTTGACCACATCCACAAGAGCTATCGGGAGGGCGACCGGGAGCGGATCGTCCTGCGCGGAGCCGAGCTCGGGATTGCGCGCGGTGAGTGGCTGGCGCTCCTGGGGCGCAGCGGCTCGGGCAAATCCACGCTCCTGAACCTCATGGCCGGCATCGACCTGCCCGACCGGGGCGAGGTAAAGGTGGACGGCCTTCCCATCAACCGGATGACCGAGCGGGAGCGGACTCTGTTCCGCCGGAACCGGATCGGCTTCGTATTCCAGTTTTACAACCTGATTCCCACCCTGACGGTACTGGAGAACCTGCTGCTCCCCCTGGAGCTGGCAGGAGCTGACGATAGGGCGGGCCGGGCACGGGCGGCGGAACTGCTGGATGCCGTGGGGCTCGGTGACCGGGCCGCAGGCTATCCGGACCGGTTGTCCGGTGGTGAACAGCAGCGGGTGGCCGTGGCCCGGGCGCTTGTCCATCAGCCGTCACTGGTGCTGGCCGATGAGCCGACCGGCAACCTGGATGCCGAGAGTGGAGCCCAGGTTCTGGCGCTTTTTGAAGATCTGGTCCGGCGTTGGGGCACAACGCTCGTGATGGTGACCCACAGCAACGAGGTGGCGCGCCTCGCCGACCGGGTGGTCTGCATCCGCGACGGCCTGCTGGAGGAGAGAATGGCCGGGGGGGCGCCGCCATGA
- a CDS encoding histidine kinase, with the protein MLPVADDKKHTPPETTPASHFAPAERASDRQVAEVSERVLVDRALGALIEALPDYILVLNRERQVVAANQRLLEAFGLTDMGAVLGKRPGEAFGCIFASDGPGGCGTDHHCSVCGAVRSILECQENNAPSCHECRITLNRAGGLSLDLEVLSNPAQVDGIPVTVCIIRDISDRKRRSILERVFFHDVINTVGGLHGIAALLAEGKGISPEKEAEYKEWMVHLSNRLIDEINHHRKLLAAERGEFRPDLGMVDVQQLAREVQALYVNHDIARGRRLVLGPLAELTIVSDLQILRRILGNLVKNALEATPEGGTVTIAARQEGDGVSFTVHNPGLIPPEVQLQIFQRSFSTKEGTGRGIGTYSVRLFGERYLKGTITFTSTEREGTTFTASFPRQIS; encoded by the coding sequence ATGCTACCGGTGGCCGACGACAAGAAACATACCCCGCCCGAGACTACGCCAGCCAGCCATTTCGCGCCGGCCGAACGCGCCTCTGACCGCCAGGTGGCGGAGGTAAGCGAGCGGGTTCTCGTTGACCGGGCACTCGGCGCGCTGATCGAGGCATTGCCCGACTACATCCTCGTCCTGAACCGCGAGCGTCAGGTCGTGGCAGCCAACCAGCGGCTCCTGGAGGCCTTCGGCCTCACGGACATGGGTGCAGTCCTGGGCAAACGCCCCGGCGAAGCCTTCGGCTGCATCTTCGCCTCAGACGGCCCCGGCGGGTGCGGCACCGATCACCACTGCTCGGTCTGCGGAGCAGTCCGGTCGATCTTGGAATGCCAGGAGAACAATGCCCCCAGCTGCCATGAATGCCGCATTACCCTCAACCGCGCGGGTGGGCTTTCCCTTGACCTGGAAGTACTCTCCAATCCGGCCCAGGTGGACGGCATCCCCGTGACGGTCTGCATCATCCGCGACATCAGCGACCGCAAGCGGCGCAGCATCCTGGAGCGGGTGTTTTTTCACGACGTCATCAATACGGTGGGAGGGCTGCACGGCATCGCCGCGCTGCTGGCCGAAGGGAAAGGGATCTCGCCGGAGAAGGAAGCCGAGTACAAAGAGTGGATGGTGCACCTGTCGAACCGCCTCATCGACGAGATCAACCACCACCGCAAACTGCTTGCCGCCGAGAGGGGAGAATTCCGGCCCGACCTGGGCATGGTGGACGTGCAGCAACTGGCGCGCGAGGTTCAGGCCTTGTACGTGAACCACGACATTGCCCGGGGACGCAGGCTCGTGCTCGGCCCGCTGGCGGAACTGACCATCGTGAGCGATCTCCAGATCCTGCGGCGCATTCTCGGCAATCTGGTCAAAAACGCCCTCGAAGCGACGCCCGAGGGAGGAACCGTCACCATTGCCGCGCGCCAGGAAGGGGACGGGGTCAGCTTCACCGTTCACAATCCGGGCCTGATTCCGCCGGAGGTCCAGTTGCAGATCTTCCAGCGCTCTTTCAGCACCAAGGAGGGCACCGGCCGCGGCATCGGCACATACAGCGTCCGCCTCTTCGGCGAACGCTACCTGAAGGGCACCATCACCTTCACGAGCACCGAGCGCGAAGGCACCACCTTTACCGCCAGCTTCCCCAGGCAGATATCCTGA
- a CDS encoding amidohydrolase codes for MNTTTATASEPVLKNLDRLIPDLEALYKDVHSHPELSMQETRTAALVADWLRMAGYEVTTGVGKTGVVGLLRNGEGPTVMLRADMDALPIEEATGLSYASQVTTTDVEGKTVPVGHMCGHDMHVTWLAGAAALFARARDPWRGTLMVVFQPGEETAQGAQAMIDDNLLERFPRPVVILGQHVMLGAAGDIAGSAGPITAAADSLQIRLFGRGAHGSMPQASVDPVVMAAATVLRLQTVVSREVAATEAAVVTVGVLQAGTKENVIPDEAIIKLNVRTFDAGVRNRVLAAIERIVNAEAEASRAPRRPEITPLDRYPLNLNDEAASQRIAEAFRAHFSPARVHHTGPAPASEDFGCFGTAWHVPSVYWFVGGTDTETYAKAKAAGTLNELPVNHSPQFAPVIHPTLETGVEALVVAALAWLAS; via the coding sequence ATGAACACGACGACAGCAACTGCCTCGGAGCCCGTCCTGAAGAATCTCGATCGGCTGATCCCCGACCTTGAAGCCCTTTACAAGGACGTGCATTCCCACCCCGAGTTGTCGATGCAAGAGACGCGAACCGCTGCGTTAGTCGCGGACTGGCTTCGTATGGCCGGTTACGAGGTGACGACCGGCGTTGGAAAGACGGGGGTGGTAGGTCTGCTCCGTAACGGGGAAGGGCCGACGGTCATGCTGCGCGCCGACATGGATGCGCTACCCATTGAAGAGGCAACCGGTCTTTCCTACGCGAGCCAAGTGACCACGACGGATGTCGAAGGAAAGACCGTGCCGGTCGGGCATATGTGTGGCCATGACATGCATGTGACCTGGCTCGCCGGCGCCGCCGCCTTGTTCGCTCGGGCACGGGATCCCTGGCGAGGCACCTTGATGGTGGTCTTCCAGCCCGGCGAGGAGACGGCGCAGGGCGCCCAGGCCATGATCGACGATAACCTCCTCGAGCGTTTCCCCCGACCGGTTGTCATACTTGGGCAGCACGTCATGCTCGGAGCGGCCGGCGACATCGCTGGAAGTGCCGGCCCCATCACCGCGGCGGCGGACAGCCTTCAAATTAGGCTGTTCGGTCGTGGTGCGCACGGATCGATGCCGCAAGCCAGCGTTGATCCCGTTGTCATGGCCGCTGCGACGGTCCTGCGGCTTCAGACAGTCGTCTCCCGCGAGGTGGCCGCGACCGAGGCCGCGGTCGTCACGGTCGGCGTCCTGCAAGCCGGCACGAAAGAGAACGTCATCCCGGACGAGGCGATCATAAAGCTGAACGTCCGGACATTCGATGCCGGCGTCCGCAATCGCGTGCTGGCGGCGATCGAGCGGATCGTCAACGCCGAGGCCGAAGCGTCGCGTGCTCCTCGGAGACCAGAGATCACGCCATTAGACCGGTATCCGCTCAATCTGAATGACGAGGCAGCGAGCCAACGGATCGCCGAAGCATTCCGCGCCCATTTCTCCCCGGCGCGCGTGCACCACACCGGGCCGGCTCCGGCGAGCGAGGACTTCGGCTGTTTCGGCACGGCTTGGCATGTTCCGTCGGTCTACTGGTTCGTCGGCGGCACCGATACGGAAACCTATGCAAAGGCAAAAGCTGCTGGAACTCTCAATGAACTGCCGGTCAACCATAGCCCCCAGTTTGCCCCGGTAATCCATCCGACGCTGGAAACCGGTGTCGAGGCCTTGGTCGTTGCGGCGCTCGCTTGGCTGGCGTCATAG
- a CDS encoding flagellar biosynthesis anti-sigma factor FlgM, which translates to MKIDTNPPVATVNQVKGETSQAAGADARKTGAAGGQVTDTVDLSRNAERLVKANATLRTMPDVRVEKVEELKKQIAAGEYNVSARDVAEKMLISMRNGVTA; encoded by the coding sequence ATGAAAATCGATACCAATCCCCCTGTAGCGACCGTTAACCAAGTCAAGGGCGAGACGTCTCAGGCTGCGGGTGCCGATGCGCGCAAGACGGGCGCCGCCGGCGGTCAGGTTACCGACACGGTCGACCTTTCCCGCAATGCGGAGCGGCTCGTCAAGGCCAACGCGACCCTGCGCACCATGCCCGACGTCAGGGTCGAAAAGGTGGAAGAACTCAAAAAACAAATCGCTGCGGGCGAGTACAACGTCAGCGCCCGGGACGTGGCGGAAAAGATGCTCATCAGCATGCGCAACGGGGTCACCGCCTGA
- a CDS encoding aldehyde:ferredoxin oxidoreductase, with translation MLGWAGAILNIDLTSRTAWREDLSAELLHAYLGGRGLGVRLMRCFHTLDPFDPAMPLIFAAGPLCGTPAPTAARLTVVSRSPLTGTIYDCSAGGRFAWRLKGAGVDALRLSGRSETPVALVVTADGVEFVDVPELWGRTVPETVAALSGRGSVAAIGPAGENGVLFANIMMGEGNSVGRGGLGAVMGAKGLKAVVVNGDIPVAVADRERFDRARQDVMRLFRASPVIFGELGIAEYGTPALVDLMRQRRMAPTENFRHTVFEGSANYSGPAIRSAYQAKKDGCYGCPIQCKKSTPRGEHLPEYETVSHFGALNGIASLDAIVKSNTLCNELGMDTISAAATLSAWGEVRGRFPGGEEVQRLLADTAFRREDGELLSLGSRRAARALGRPELSMEVKGLELPAYDPRGAYGMALAYCTSNRGGCHLRAYPISHEILRKPVATDRFSFSGKARIIAIAEDTNAAIDSLVACKFSFFGATLEEYAELLSAATGIEYTPQSLKEIGRRICLTERFYNCANGFDVKDDCLPARFFAEPGSSGEGVDIPPIDRARFDEELQKYYRIRGLTPAGTFADPDFLLTQP, from the coding sequence ATGCTTGGCTGGGCCGGTGCAATTCTGAATATTGATCTCACGTCCCGCACCGCATGGCGCGAGGATCTGTCGGCTGAGCTCCTGCATGCCTATCTGGGGGGTAGAGGGCTCGGGGTCCGTCTCATGCGCTGTTTCCATACCCTTGATCCCTTTGACCCGGCCATGCCGCTCATCTTTGCCGCGGGGCCCCTGTGTGGTACCCCTGCGCCCACGGCGGCCCGGCTCACGGTGGTGTCCCGCTCGCCCCTGACCGGCACCATTTACGATTGTTCCGCCGGCGGCCGGTTCGCCTGGCGCCTCAAAGGCGCCGGTGTGGATGCTCTGCGTCTGTCCGGTCGGAGCGAGACGCCGGTGGCCCTGGTCGTAACGGCAGACGGGGTCGAGTTTGTGGACGTGCCCGAGCTTTGGGGCAGGACGGTGCCTGAAACCGTTGCGGCCCTGTCAGGGCGGGGCAGTGTGGCCGCCATCGGACCTGCCGGCGAGAACGGGGTTCTTTTTGCCAATATCATGATGGGCGAAGGCAATTCGGTAGGGCGCGGAGGGCTTGGCGCGGTCATGGGGGCCAAGGGGCTCAAGGCGGTCGTGGTGAACGGCGATATTCCCGTGGCGGTTGCGGATCGGGAGCGGTTCGACCGGGCGCGGCAGGACGTGATGCGCCTGTTCCGGGCCTCGCCCGTTATCTTTGGCGAACTGGGCATTGCCGAGTACGGCACCCCGGCCCTGGTGGACCTCATGCGCCAGCGGCGCATGGCCCCAACGGAAAACTTCCGCCATACGGTCTTCGAGGGATCGGCAAACTATTCGGGCCCGGCCATCCGGAGCGCCTATCAGGCAAAAAAGGACGGCTGCTACGGCTGCCCCATCCAGTGCAAAAAGAGCACGCCCCGGGGCGAGCATCTCCCTGAATACGAGACGGTTTCCCATTTCGGGGCATTGAATGGCATCGCGAGCCTCGACGCCATCGTCAAGTCCAATACCCTGTGCAACGAGCTGGGCATGGACACCATCTCCGCAGCCGCAACGCTCTCGGCCTGGGGCGAGGTCCGGGGCCGCTTCCCCGGCGGGGAGGAAGTGCAGCGACTGCTGGCCGACACGGCCTTTCGCCGGGAGGACGGGGAGTTGCTCTCCCTGGGATCGCGGCGCGCGGCCCGGGCATTGGGCCGCCCCGAGCTGTCCATGGAGGTCAAGGGGCTGGAGTTGCCGGCATATGACCCCCGCGGCGCCTACGGCATGGCCCTTGCCTACTGTACGAGCAATCGCGGGGGGTGTCACCTGAGGGCCTATCCCATCTCCCACGAGATTCTGCGCAAGCCCGTGGCCACCGACCGTTTCTCGTTTTCGGGCAAGGCGCGGATCATTGCCATTGCCGAAGACACCAATGCCGCCATCGACTCCCTGGTGGCCTGCAAGTTCTCCTTTTTCGGCGCAACGCTGGAAGAATATGCCGAACTGCTCTCCGCCGCAACCGGCATCGAGTACACGCCCCAGTCCCTCAAGGAGATCGGGCGGCGGATCTGTCTCACCGAACGGTTCTACAACTGTGCGAACGGGTTTGATGTGAAGGATGATTGTCTGCCCGCGAGGTTTTTTGCGGAGCCCGGCTCCAGCGGCGAAGGGGTCGACATTCCCCCCATCGACCGTGCCCGGTTCGACGAGGAGCTTCAGAAGTACTACCGGATTCGGGGGCTCACGCCGGCAGGGACCTTTGCTGATCCGGACTTTCTGCTTACGCAACCCTGA
- a CDS encoding aldolase, producing the protein MRDQVSVYTNKLIADRSALAQGIAIAAQDDVLIAEGAPDLARLAGDVLSRLTCLGMVVACPSLPFADFLVARAPAGESCIVPHDTETRTFLHDIPFLRRSDLGADPAPLIARLLGSRKGVVVEGVGIVATGALTVEQAYINYSSVFHSTFVKYLQDVLHHGFILPGEAEAFAAFRSQWLRPLTHEGLAFRPGPLAERDEILDEIATVGRYTVERGLVDSFFGNISYRAGEVIYISQTAASLDSLAGCIDPVPTDNSSTFGITASSELLAHRRIYEATGAATILHGHPKFAVIMSMECAEEGCAITDCWKECDRVRFLGDTPVVAGEIGAGGLARRVPPAIAGPRKAVVYGHGVFTVGETDFADAFRAMVAVENWCRREYFRRLEERLG; encoded by the coding sequence ATGCGTGACCAGGTATCTGTCTACACGAACAAACTCATTGCCGACCGCTCGGCCCTTGCCCAAGGCATAGCCATCGCAGCCCAGGACGACGTCCTCATTGCCGAGGGTGCCCCTGACCTGGCCCGGCTTGCCGGAGACGTCCTGTCCCGGCTCACCTGCCTCGGCATGGTGGTGGCCTGTCCTTCGCTCCCCTTTGCCGATTTCCTGGTGGCCCGCGCCCCGGCCGGGGAGTCGTGCATCGTGCCCCATGACACGGAAACCCGGACCTTTCTGCACGATATCCCCTTTCTGCGCCGCAGCGACCTTGGCGCCGATCCCGCTCCCCTTATCGCCCGCCTCCTTGGCAGCCGCAAGGGAGTGGTCGTGGAAGGGGTAGGGATCGTGGCCACCGGTGCCCTTACCGTGGAACAGGCCTACATCAACTATTCCTCGGTGTTTCATTCGACCTTCGTGAAGTATCTCCAGGATGTGCTTCACCACGGCTTCATCCTGCCGGGGGAGGCGGAGGCCTTTGCCGCGTTCCGCAGCCAGTGGCTCCGGCCGCTTACGCATGAAGGGCTCGCGTTCCGGCCCGGTCCCTTGGCGGAGCGGGACGAGATCCTCGACGAAATCGCCACGGTGGGGCGCTACACGGTTGAGCGGGGGCTGGTGGATTCCTTCTTCGGCAACATCTCATACCGTGCCGGCGAGGTGATCTACATCTCCCAGACCGCGGCGAGCCTGGATTCCCTGGCCGGCTGCATCGACCCGGTCCCCACGGACAATTCATCCACCTTCGGCATTACCGCCTCCAGCGAACTCCTGGCCCACCGGCGGATTTACGAGGCAACCGGCGCTGCGACCATCCTTCACGGCCACCCCAAGTTCGCGGTGATCATGAGCATGGAGTGCGCGGAAGAAGGGTGCGCCATTACCGACTGCTGGAAGGAGTGCGACCGGGTGCGGTTCCTCGGCGATACGCCGGTGGTGGCGGGCGAGATCGGCGCCGGCGGGCTTGCCAGGAGGGTGCCGCCGGCGATCGCGGGTCCGCGCAAGGCGGTGGTCTATGGCCACGGGGTCTTTACGGTGGGAGAGACGGACTTTGCCGACGCGTTCCGGGCCATGGTGGCCGTGGAGAACTGGTGCCGCAGGGAGTATTTCCGCCGGCTGGAAGAGCGGCTCGGGTAA
- a CDS encoding HAD family hydrolase yields MPPAIDLLIFDLDGTLIDSLDDLTAAVNHMLSALGRERLTRNAVRIMVGQGARRLVERAMPCAAPAEIERGLELFLGYNREHIAVRTAFYPGALEALARFRAQGKRMAVISNKNVDLCRCVLGALGAEHWFEEIVGADSLPARKPSPEPVLKLLTDFGVPRERAVIIGDSINDVAAGKGAGVTTVGCTWGYGELSEIADADYLVDSYDALVALSLFS; encoded by the coding sequence GTGCCCCCTGCAATCGATCTTCTCATCTTCGACCTTGACGGAACCCTTATCGACTCCCTCGACGATCTCACCGCTGCCGTGAACCATATGCTCTCCGCCCTGGGTCGGGAACGTCTCACCCGCAATGCCGTCCGCATCATGGTGGGGCAGGGGGCGCGGCGGCTGGTAGAGCGCGCCATGCCCTGCGCCGCACCGGCCGAGATCGAGCGCGGGCTGGAGCTCTTCCTCGGCTACAACCGGGAACACATCGCGGTGCGCACGGCCTTCTATCCGGGTGCCCTGGAGGCGCTGGCCCGGTTTCGCGCGCAGGGCAAGCGGATGGCGGTCATCTCCAACAAGAACGTCGATCTCTGCCGCTGCGTGCTCGGGGCCCTGGGGGCCGAGCACTGGTTCGAGGAGATCGTGGGGGCGGACTCGCTTCCCGCGCGCAAGCCGTCGCCGGAGCCTGTACTGAAGCTGTTGACGGACTTCGGCGTGCCGCGGGAACGGGCTGTCATTATCGGTGACAGTATCAATGACGTGGCCGCCGGCAAAGGGGCGGGCGTTACCACCGTGGGGTGTACCTGGGGATATGGCGAACTGAGCGAGATTGCCGACGCCGACTATCTGGTCGACTCCTATGACGCCCTGGTGGCCCTGTCGTTGTTTAGCTGA
- a CDS encoding ABC transporter permease: protein MILWRAGARHLLRHPLLAFLSVIGVALGVAVVTAVDVANESAHRAFQLAAEAAAGKASHQIVGGPRGLDEDLYRIIRIERGVRPAAPVVEGVVSVTGRPGTTLHLIGIDPLAEAPFRSHTAPVGGSVDLAALMGTPATGLLLRETAERVGAAVGKPLRLDVGGVSRSVVLAGYLEAGDELARQGLASVLVTDIATAQELLGMAGRLSRIDLILTDGKGVGALPPGATLIPAGARAGAMDRMTRAFRLNLTALSFLALLVGMFLIYNATTFAVVRRRRLIGLMRAMGVTRREIFGQVCVEALLTGLIGTAAGIALGLALGEVLTRLVTRTINDLYFVLEVQQVALSAATLAKGCLLGIAATVAAAVPPALEATAAPPRAVLSRSFIEARTRRHVPRAALAGLVAMLGGALLLATGFGGLAAGFTGLFALILGYALVVPFGTVLVSRAMKPPMGLLFGNLGHMAARGVVVSLSRTGVATAALVVAVSATIGVGIMVDSFRHTVQQWLAGRLKADIYVTTAGTGTGRGKPPLDPALVERLRAVPGAAAVSTTRRITIQSAGGETDLLVLGIPRRTFDGFRLKEGTPDLAWQSFNSGEGIIVSEPFAFRHRLGLGDAVRLRTDRGERDFTVAGVFYDYGSDSGFVAMDRGAFNRYWDDWSVDGMGLYATPGISAAQLAEAARACSGSARVSIISSRELYEASVAVFDRTFVITGVLRLLTVVVAVVGILSALMAMQVERARELAVLRAMGLTPAELWGVVCGETGLVGLTAGLLSLPLGILQAAVLIFAINRRSFGWTMEFSLSPTIFWQAIVLAVGAAIVAGIVPALITARIPPALAFKEDE, encoded by the coding sequence ATGATTCTGTGGCGCGCCGGCGCACGACACCTGCTGCGCCATCCGCTGCTCGCCTTCCTGTCGGTCATCGGCGTGGCCCTGGGGGTGGCGGTGGTCACTGCCGTGGACGTGGCCAACGAGAGTGCGCACCGGGCCTTTCAGTTGGCCGCCGAGGCCGCGGCGGGGAAGGCCAGCCATCAGATCGTGGGCGGGCCCCGGGGGCTCGACGAGGATCTTTACCGCATTATCCGTATCGAGCGCGGGGTCCGGCCGGCAGCTCCGGTGGTGGAGGGAGTGGTCTCGGTCACGGGCCGTCCCGGCACCACTCTTCACCTGATCGGCATCGATCCCCTGGCCGAGGCGCCCTTTCGCTCCCATACCGCCCCGGTCGGGGGCAGCGTCGATCTGGCGGCCCTCATGGGAACGCCGGCAACGGGCCTGCTTTTGCGGGAGACGGCGGAACGTGTCGGCGCGGCAGTGGGCAAACCTCTCCGGCTCGACGTGGGTGGCGTTTCCCGTTCCGTGGTGCTGGCCGGCTATCTGGAGGCCGGCGATGAGCTGGCCCGCCAGGGGCTGGCATCGGTGCTGGTGACCGACATTGCCACGGCCCAGGAACTCCTGGGCATGGCGGGGCGGCTCTCCCGCATCGACTTGATCCTGACCGACGGGAAAGGGGTGGGCGCCCTGCCTCCGGGGGCCACGCTCATCCCGGCCGGTGCCCGGGCCGGGGCCATGGACCGGATGACCCGGGCGTTCCGCCTCAACCTCACCGCCCTCAGTTTCCTGGCCCTGCTGGTGGGGATGTTCCTCATCTACAACGCCACCACCTTCGCCGTGGTCCGCCGGCGGCGCCTGATTGGGCTCATGCGGGCCATGGGGGTCACCCGCAGGGAAATCTTCGGCCAGGTCTGCGTCGAAGCCCTGCTGACCGGCCTCATCGGCACGGCCGCGGGGATCGCCCTCGGCCTCGCCCTGGGAGAGGTGCTCACCCGCCTCGTCACCCGCACCATCAATGACCTCTACTTCGTACTGGAGGTGCAGCAGGTTGCGCTTTCGGCGGCAACCCTGGCCAAGGGGTGTCTCCTGGGCATCGCGGCCACTGTGGCGGCAGCGGTTCCGCCCGCCCTGGAGGCGACTGCCGCGCCGCCGCGCGCCGTCCTGTCCCGCTCATTCATCGAGGCCCGTACCCGTCGGCACGTACCCCGTGCGGCCCTTGCCGGGCTGGTGGCCATGCTCGGGGGCGCACTGCTCCTGGCAACGGGATTCGGCGGGCTCGCGGCGGGGTTCACGGGGCTTTTCGCGCTGATTCTCGGGTACGCCCTGGTGGTCCCTTTCGGCACGGTCCTGGTGTCCCGCGCCATGAAACCGCCCATGGGGCTGCTCTTCGGCAACCTGGGCCACATGGCCGCCCGGGGCGTCGTTGTTTCTCTCTCCCGCACCGGCGTGGCAACGGCTGCCCTGGTGGTGGCTGTGTCGGCCACCATTGGCGTGGGGATCATGGTGGACAGCTTCCGCCACACCGTGCAGCAATGGCTGGCTGGGAGGCTCAAGGCCGACATCTACGTGACCACCGCCGGCACCGGCACGGGGCGCGGCAAACCGCCGCTGGATCCGGCCCTGGTGGAGCGGCTCCGTGCGGTTCCGGGCGCCGCCGCGGTCAGTACCACCCGGAGGATCACCATCCAGTCGGCCGGAGGGGAGACCGATCTGCTGGTGCTCGGCATCCCCCGGCGTACCTTCGATGGTTTTCGCCTCAAGGAGGGAACGCCGGACCTGGCCTGGCAGTCCTTCAACAGCGGCGAAGGGATCATCGTGTCCGAGCCCTTTGCCTTCCGTCACCGTCTCGGACTCGGCGATGCCGTGCGGCTGCGGACCGACCGGGGCGAGCGGGACTTTACCGTGGCCGGCGTGTTCTACGATTACGGCTCGGACAGCGGTTTCGTGGCCATGGACCGGGGCGCCTTCAACCGCTACTGGGACGATTGGAGCGTGGACGGCATGGGGTTGTATGCGACGCCGGGCATCTCCGCAGCGCAGTTGGCCGAGGCGGCCCGCGCCTGCAGCGGCAGCGCCCGGGTCAGCATTATTTCCAGCCGCGAGTTGTATGAGGCATCCGTGGCGGTGTTCGACCGGACCTTCGTCATCACCGGCGTGCTGCGCCTGCTGACCGTGGTGGTGGCCGTGGTCGGCATCCTTTCGGCCCTCATGGCCATGCAGGTGGAGCGGGCGCGTGAACTGGCCGTGCTGCGGGCCATGGGACTCACCCCGGCCGAACTCTGGGGGGTGGTCTGCGGGGAAACCGGGCTCGTGGGGCTCACGGCGGGGCTTCTGTCGCTGCCGCTCGGCATCCTTCAGGCCGCTGTCCTCATCTTTGCCATTAACCGCCGGTCCTTCGGCTGGACAATGGAATTCTCCCTGTCCCCGACGATCTTCTGGCAGGCCATCGTGCTGGCGGTCGGCGCCGCGATCGTGGCGGGGATCGTGCCCGCCCTCATCACCGCCCGCATCCCCCCGGCCCTTGCCTTCAAGGAGGATGAGTAG